The Dasypus novemcinctus isolate mDasNov1 chromosome 12, mDasNov1.1.hap2, whole genome shotgun sequence genome includes a window with the following:
- the LOC101418761 gene encoding hibernation-associated plasma protein HP-20-like — MPGVWILIISVLMANVVIEQVVCIGLPGPPGLQGPPGLAGVRGYPGPMGPPGISGPEGENIKCPCREKSAFTMKFNGRLPPPSKPVVFTHVLYNDERDLNEDTGVFICRLPGSYYFHFDVELQHCKVKISLMRNQTQVMEKHQVSKKEYENISGAVLMPLKKGEKVWLEAEVENEEPNKAEVIIYFTGFLTGYLKL; from the exons ATGCCTG GTGTGTGGATATTAATCATATCTGTTCTGATGGCCAATGTTGTCATTGAGCAAGTAGTATGTATTGGActtccaggacctcctggcctccAGGGTCCTCCTGGACTGGCTGGTGTTAGAG GATACCCTGGACCTATGGGCCCCCCAGGGATCTCAGGACCAGAAGGTGAAAATATAAAGTGTCCCTGCAGGGAAAAATCAGCTTTCACTATGAAGTTCAATGGGAGGCTTCCTCCACCTTCCAAGCCTGTCGTCTTTACACATGTCCTGTATAATGACGAGAGGGACCTAAACGAAGATACTGGGGTCTTCATCTGCAGGTTGCCTGGCAGCTACTATTTCCACTTTGATGTCGAGCTCCAACACTGCAAGGTGAAGATTTCACTGATGAGGAACCAAACACAAGTCATGGAAAAGCATCaggtctccaaaaaagagtatGAAAATATTTCTGGTGCTGTGTTAATGCCACTGAAAAAGGGGGAGAAGGTGTGGCTAGAAGCAGAAGTTGAAAATGAGGAACCAAACAAAGCAGAAGTCATTATCTATTTCACTGGTTTCCTGACTGGATACCTGAAACTTTGA